From one Macadamia integrifolia cultivar HAES 741 unplaced genomic scaffold, SCU_Mint_v3 scaffold_260A, whole genome shotgun sequence genomic stretch:
- the LOC122071542 gene encoding peroxiredoxin-2E, chloroplastic-like, whose product MALSASLTMVRLISSPAATSLSATARLAPKTLSSNFFFAAPLRLRLRHPPLRCATTSATKTPITATISVGDKLPESTLSYFDPAGELQTVTISDLTKGKKAILFAVPGAFTPTCSQKHLPGFVEKSSELKAKGVDTIACISVNDAFVMKAWKENLKIEDEVLLLSDGNGDFTKAIGVELDLSDKPIGLGVRSRRYAILAEDGVIKVLNLEEGGAFTVSSAEDMLKAL is encoded by the coding sequence ATGGCGCTCTCAGCTTCTCTAACCATGGTGAGACTGATATCCTCCCCCGCAGCCACTTCTCTCTCAGCCACAGCCCGTCTCGCACCAAAAACCCTCtcttcaaatttcttcttcGCTGCCCCTCTCCGCCTCAGGCTCCGCCACCCACCTCTCAGGTGCGCTACCACTTCCGCCACCAAAACCCCCATCACTGCCACCATTTCTGTAGGCGACAAACTCCCTGAATCCACCCTCTCCTACTTCGACCCTGCCGGAGAACTCCAAACCGTTACCATCTCAGACCTCACCAAGGGCAAGAAAGCCATCTTGTTCGCAGTTCCCGGAGCTTTCACTCCgacttgttctcagaaacacctTCCTGGGTTCGTTGAGAAATCCAGTGAATTGAAGGCTAAGGGGGTCGATACCATCGCTTGCATCTCGGTGAATGACGCCTTTGTGATGAAGGCTTGGAAGGAGAATTTGAAGATTGAGGATGAGGTCTTGTTGCTCTCAGATGGGAATGGAGATTTCACGAAGGCTATTGGGGTTGAGCTTGACTTGAGTGATAAGCCCATTGGGTTGGGAGTACGTTCGAGGAGGTATGCTATTCTTGCGGAAGATGGGGTTATTAAGGTTTTGAATTTGGAGGAGGGCGGTGCTTTCACGGTGAGCAGCGCTGAAGATATGCTTAAGGCTCTCTGA
- the LOC122071547 gene encoding enolase 1-like: MATIQSVKARQIFDSRGNPTVEVDVILTDGTLARAAVPSGASTGIYEALEMRDGGSDYLGKGVLKAVENVNSIIGPALVGKDPTEQTSIDNYMVQQLDGTVNEWGWCKQKLGANAILAVSLAVCKAGATVKKIPLYKHIANLAGNKTLVLPVPAFNVINGGSHAGNKLAMQEFMILPVGASSFKEAMKMGVEVYHNLKSVIKKKYGQDATNVGDEGGFAPNIQENKEGLELLKTAIAKAGYTEQVVIGMDVAASEFYGTDKTYDLNFKEEKNDGSQKISGDALKDVYKSFVADYPIVSIEDPFDQDDWEHYSKMTAEIGEKVQIVGDDLLVTNPKRVEKAIKEKSCNALLLKVNQIGSVTESIEAVKMSKRAGWGVMASHRSGETEDTFIADLSVGLATGQIKTGAPCRSERLAKYNQLLRIEEELGSEAIYAGANFRKPVEPY; encoded by the exons ATGGCGACGATCCAATCCGTCAAAGCAAGACAGATCTTCGACAGTCGTGGTAATCCAACAGTTGAG GTCGATGTTATACTAACAGATGGTACCCTTGCCAGAGCCGCAGTTCCTAGTGGTGCATCCACTG gGATTTATGAGGCACTTGAAATGCGAGATGGAGGGTCAGATTACTTGGGAAAAGGTGTTTTGAAG GCTGTTGAGAATGTCAATAGTATTATTGGTCCAGCATTGGTTGGCAAG GACCCAACTGAACAAACTAGTATTGACAACTACATGGTGCAACAGCTTGATGGAACAGTTAATGAATGGGGCTGGTGCAAACAGAAG CTTGGAGCAAACGCGATATTGGCAGTTTCTCTTGCAGTCTGCAAAGCAGGGGCTACCGTTAAGAAGATACCACTTTACAAG CATATTGCTAACCTTGCTGGTAACAAGACCTTGGTGCTACCAGTTCCTGCTTTCAATGTCATCAATGGCGGATCACATGCAGGAAACAAACTTGCAATGCAG GAGTTCATGATCCTACCTGTGGGAGCTTCATCTTTCAAAGAGGCCATGAAGATGGGAGTGGAAGTATATCACAATTTGAAG TCTGTGATAAAGAAGAAATATGGCCAAGATGCAACAAATGTTGGTGATGAAGGTGGCTTTGCCCCCAATATTCAG GAGAACAAGGAGGGCCTTGAGTTGCTCAAGACTGCCATTGCTAAAGCAGGTTACACTGAACAA GTGGTTATTGGAATGGATGTTGCTGCTTCTGAGTTTTATGGAACTGACAAAACATATGATTTGAACTTCAAAGAAGAG AAAAATGACGGGTCGCAAAAGATCTCAGGAGATGCCCTTAAAGATGTTTACAAGTCATTTGTGGCTGATTACCCAATCGTATCTATTGAGGATCCATTTGACCAAGATGACTGGGAACACTACTCTAAGATGACTGCTGAAATTGGAGAGAAAGTACAGATTGTGGGAGATGATCTCTTGGTCACTAACCCAAAG AGGGTCGAGAAAGCAATCAAGGAGAAATCATGCAATGCCCTTCTTCTCAAG GTTAACCAAATTGGGTCTGTTACTGAGAGCATTGAAGCTGTGAAGATGTCCAAGCGGGCTGGTTGGGGCGTCATGGCCAGCCACCGCAG TGGAGAGACGGAGGACACTTTCATTGCAGATCTCTCCGTGGGTTTGGCCACG ggtcAGATTAAGACCGGAGCTCCTTGCAGGTCAGAGCGTCTGGCAAAGTACAATCAG CTCCTGAGGATTGAGGAGGAGCTTGGGTCAGAAGCAATTTATGCTGGAGCCAACTTCCGCAAGCCTGTTGAGCCCTACTAG